The Aedes albopictus strain Foshan chromosome 1, AalbF5, whole genome shotgun sequence genomic interval TGTATTGGAACAACTGTGAATATACGTTATTTTATCATTATTCAACACACTTTCGCTTCAATTGTATTTATGATGTTGCAGGTTGTGTTGTCATAACAATCAAGATGCCAATTGCGTTCTCGTATTCAACCGGGAAAGAGAATGAATAGCATTTCGGGAAGCGTTCCCGAGCACATCGCTTCACGATTTGTTACATTCATCGAGTGTAGCACAAGCTGATTTTAACCCACTCAGTGATTCATGATAACATTCCAAACTCTGACTCAGCTCGTGGCACATCGTCGTGTCCAAAGTACGCACCTCAACATCAGCAACAACCATCCACTGCTGAGTGTCTCGTAACACAAATAGTAATGTGAACGAATAACCACCGCACAACTGCATCATACCAAAACAGACCTTGGGTGGCCATCATGCTGTTGAAAACTTCCCGAGACCCTCACATTTGCTGATAGGCTGCCAATTACTCGACTGATCCACCCTTACACATATGTACCATTGCACCCTCTCTGACGACCTCGACAATGCCCGATGAAACACCTGTAAACACGTACCTCTGGTAGTCGTTGCATCTACCCAAATGTGCCACCACAAATGGACGTCAATACTGTAACAGCAGTGAAACCACATCAAACACACAAGACTATGGGAGTGCTATCTGTTCCTTATCGCATTGAACCGCTTTGGTTGTTCTAGCGATCCATTTATGCTAACAGGACTTCCATTTGACCGATCCGTAATTGGTTTTGTAAGATTGAAACGCTGATGTTTCAACAATTTGCGATAACGAAGAGCTCCCACCTCTGGTCCTACCAGGTATATGCCAGACACAATCCTGCAACGACCCCTAGTAGAGAACAAACAATGCCATACACAAACTCAGATGAACCGCTCGCTGAATTCCATCTATCCTCCCTCAATCAATTTTGTAATGTTTTCAGCTTTGCCTCCGATCATATACCCCTCACTTGCAAAATGATCAAAAACTGTCTGCCCTTCTGATGAACTCCTCCAATCATAACGGCCCTGACATTCACGTTCACGCCAACGCCAAAACATACTCCACTCTTGTATTGCACTATGCACACACAACTCCTCCATGCACAATCATTGGTGTTAAATTTGGTCTGTCATCATCCTGTCTCAACTCTGTCAATTAGAAAAAAGTCCCTGTTCTCAGATTGCCCAACACTATACCAGGAGATTACAAGTAATTTAATGCCGACCCTCACACTCGATGACAAACCGTCCTTACGGGGAGCACACAGCTTAAATGGAACAAAGTAGGCCTCTCAGTGAAGCCTCCGACAACCGTCCAAACATGTGCTGTCTGACTTATGCGTCTGGTCTTACGGGGATTTCAAACTGTAAATGTCTTTACTCCGCATGTTGGACAACAAAAACCTTTCCAATTCTGATTCAAGGTTATCAACCCAACCCGGGTGTTCAATGTACATAAAAGATGATCAGGATGTTATTGTCAACCTATGCGTTGATTTGGCACAACGATGCATATGTCGTTAACACTTGCATCTAACACAATCATTAGAGATCCCACGATTGTATCGCTCTCGCTAGACAATATAACCCTCGTGTCGCTCCACCATTCAATTCCGAAACTGAAGAACATTGTCCGAACTCAACTGACCCACGTGCTAATTGCATCCAACCCAGGCGTTGGATGCAGAATTCCAGAAAATGTGATCCAAAAGCCAACCTCAACCCATGCGTTGATTTGGCATAACGACCCACGTGTCGTTTATAATTTCATCCAACCCAGGTGTTGGGATATTCCAAATGCATAACGACCCGTGTGTCGTTTTCAAATTCATCCAACCCAAGCGTTGGGATATTCCGAATGTATTAATTCGACCCATGCGTCGATTGTACTCAACCCGAGTGTTGAATACTTAGATCAACCCACGTGTTGATCTGCCATTGCGACCCGTGTGTCCTTTTGGATTTGTGTTTCATTCGGCCCTTGCGTCGATTGTTGTATTCAACCCTGGCGTTGAATTCGTAGATCAACCCACGTGTTGATCTGCCATTACGACCCGTGTGTCGTTTTAATGATAGCTCCAAGGAGAAAGTTATCAGCGTATATGTTTTTGACCTAAGAATCGCATGTATCCAACTCTGGTGTTAGATAGCTAAGGTTTCATCAGGCTCTTCAAAAGCTAGGAACTGGGAAAATTAAGAAACAAATTACCTCTACGATAAATCAccaatccggttcgaaggaccaaatgtaagTTTTTGATTCTGATACACTTAACACGTCTGCTTTAGTTGCTGGTTGCGAAGGAAGAGAGAAAGGAATGTATACGAATGAATGACGTTACCACATCGCCTACTAGATTGCATTAGCTCCAATGTTTACTGAAGGTACAGCAACCATGAACAAGGTACAGCAAATATAGTTTTATTGTGATCGTCAACCATGACGTCAGACAATCCTCAACAgattatttctagaattccttcggagatttctcctagaattcttccttgaatttctcctattattccttcacagattcttcctagagttgcttctgggattcctcctgtaatttcttcaaagtttcctcttggaattcctttgaagttttcacttccaaattcttcggagattcctcatggaattcctcctagaatttcttcggggtttccttcggtgagtcctcctagaattccttcggggattcctcctttctgagttctccttgaattttttcggggattcatcttggaatttcttcggtcctcttagatttttttaagaatttctcccggaatttattcagagattcctcttgggtatatttcgttggttcgtcctcacaattcttcggggattatttcttgaatcatccttgaaattcccactgaaattattttaaagatttttgctggaatttctttgatgtactgcttgaactcctttgagatacgcgcaggtattctttctggattttctcttggaattcctgcggaaattcttcacagagttctttcggggatttcttcagggatgtacttcctgtacttccttcggggtttcctcttgaaactccttcgaggattccggttggagatccttcggagattcctcccggaattccttaaaggggttccccctgggattcctgtaggaatttcttctggaattctgtcgggTATACCTTCTGGACttcgtttggggatttctcctggcattccttctggaatttcttcgaggatttctcctgaacttccttggaggattcctcctaaaatttctccggggattcctcctgcacttttttcagggattcctcctggactttaacgaggattcctcctgagttttttccagagatttttcttggaattcctttgaggtttcctcctagaattcctcttggggtttcacttcaaatttcttcggagatttctcttagaattccttcgaggtttcctcttggaatactttcggtaatttctcctagaaatccctcagggatttctcctggaattccttcagagattcctcttagatatttttcgttgattcctcttagaaatcctaagggattctttttcgaattcacttcccactggaatacttccgaggattctttatggaaatcctttgggaatccctgttgggatttctctggggattactgctggaatttgcttggaattcgtgctggaattctttcgggatttccttatgcaaattctgcgggaatttcttctggaattctttcagggctccctcattgaattcttatgggcattcctcctggaactccttccaggattactcctaaaattccatttgggattccttctgaaattcttccgggattcctgctttaattcttttggggaatcctctaggaattccttcgagaattctacaTAAGTTttttatttgacaaatgaactcaagaaaaaaaacatctgtttgacactaatgaatcaaacaagatgttagagcattggtttctttttggccaAATACTTCATCCTATTTACTggcataataataattcatgccatgaatggtcatgaaaaagcaaagactgaactacaaattctacagcgtcgagacaacttctttgtttcgccaatgttcacattacggtcaaattttggtcacgccgtttcacgccgccgccgccgccgccaaaagctgccaccggcgtgacgccgatgacgccgccgccgccggccaaaaatggccctcacgccgccgccgagcaaaataaagtcggcgcacaggtctagtacgACGACGGAggtacagcgtctgttctggcatccagcggctcagtaagaaatgctgcatcacgcccagctagatccaaggtggtgtagccccatcagcgtgattgtcccagtgttggttgggacgttaaacagaactggcacgatggccctccggcgagacaggagtgttggcgtaggcccaataagccacccgtaaaaatccccattgcgaataacataggagaaaatccgactcgatacaatcggcaaagacccacgcgacgaaataaggactacgattggaaacttggaacatggaattgcaagtctctcggtttcgcaggatgtgacaggataatttacgacgaactacatccccgcaactttgacatcgtggcgttgcagggactttgttggactggacagaaagtgtggaaaagcgggcatcgagcggctaccttctaccaaagctgtggcaccaccaatgaactgggaacaggattcatagtgttgggcaagatgcgacaacgtgtgatcgggtcgcagccgatcaacgcaaggatgtgcatgttgagagttaagggacgtttcttcaactacaacagcatcatcaacgtccactgcccacacgaagggagacccgacgacgagaaagaagcgttttacgcgctgttagagcaaacatacgatggttgctcaccgcgtgacgtgaaaaccgttgtcggcgacatgaacacgcaggtaggaagggaggaaatgtacaaaccggtaatcgggcgaaacagcctgcacgccgtatcgaatcgaatgaaaacggccagcgatgcgtaaaactttgcagcctcccgtggtatggtagtccgaagcaccttcttcccccgcaaagatatccacaaagccacctggagatcacccgaccaccaaatagaaaaccaaatcgaccacgttctaatcgacggtaaattcttctcggatataaccaatgtccgcacataccgcagtgcgaatatagattcggatcactacttagtcgctgtatgcatgcgctcaaaactttcgacagttatcaccacgcgtagAAGTCtatcgccgcggctcaacatcgagcagctgcgtaacgtagaagtggctcaagactacgcgcagcagttagcagtggccctaccaacggaagagaagcttggcgcagctatacttgaagatgactggagggacatccgatccgccataggtagtacctcggctacagcactaggcttcgcgactccgaatcacagaaacgactggtacgacggcgaatgtgaacagttgaaaaacgagaagaatgcagcatgggcgagaatgctgcaacaccatacgagagcgaatgaggcacgttacaaacaggcgcggaacaggcagaactcagtcttccggatgaagaagcgccagcaggaagaacgagatcgcgaagcgatggaagagctgtaccgcgctaaggacacacgaaagttctacgagaagctgaaccgctcgcccagaggttttgtgccacaagctgacatgtgccgagataatcacgggaatattctcacgagcgagcgtgaggtggacgagaggtagcggcagcattacaatgagcacctcaatggcgacgttgcaagtaccgaaggtggcgtggtaacagatcttggagtatgtgcacaggacgaaagatttctggcccctgacctccaagagattgaggaggaggttggccgatttcaaaacaacaaagccgcttgaGCAGATCAACTTCCAAGCGAGCTTATAAAATACGGTGTAaagtactggtgagagcactacactgggttattaccaagatttgggaggaggaagtattgccggaggaatggatggaaggtatcgtgtgtcacaTCTAAAAAAGGGCGAcatgttggattgcgggaactaccgcgcgatcacactactgagcgctgcctacaagatactctctcaaattttatgccgccgtctttcaccgattggaagagagttcgtggggcaatatcaggctggattcatgagtaaacgcgctacaacgcaCCAGAtctttgccatccgccaggtgttgcagaaatgccgcgaatacaacgtgcccacacatcacttgttcatcgattcgtttagtgagttgtctagttgaatgtcgggaatttcttgagaatgagaatattgccgactgttttgacatcgcgcgaacgttatcaatcctcgcaatatttttgattttctgatctttcatgatcactagtaacgcttgcaaacatctgtagatgagagcagcagtatttcgaaatttatgtttttgctgtacagtatgacaaattataatgttgtttatatctgtgGAAAGAATCAGACCGTTTctagtttgcaaatctgatttcattgatcaaaattaataattatcttaaagatatatcgtctagctcaaacctttgtaggggtatgtggcgggaccatcatcatcatcatcatttcaaatcggcatatgatacaatcgatcgagaacagctacggcagattatgcacgaatgcggattcccggataaactgatacgattgttcaaggcgacgatggatcgagtgatgtgcacgctcgagttccttcgaatctggCAGAGGGTTATGGCGTCGCGTaccctcactttttacctgtgcaccgaccctaaaacttacaggagatttatgatcaaaatctaaatagaaatgagtgaaagcagtTATTCTTGTCATattctaattattacaagcaaatttgttcaaaaaaattcaagaatttatacttggtgcacagggagttttcgaacggaaggtgttgcgtaccatctacgccggagtgcagatggaagacgggacttggagaaggcgaatgaaccacgagctgcatcagctgctgagagaaccaaccattgtccacaccgcgaaaatctggaggctaggtggacgggtcacgtcatcaggacgtcggatagcaacccgactaaaatagttctcgagagtcatccgaccggtacaagaagaagtggagcgcagcgagctaggtgggtcaaccaagtggaggacgatctgcggagcctacgcagagtgcggaactggagacaaacagccatggaccgagtggaatggagacgactactacATATGTATAGCATAGGCCACCCAGACctcagcctgatcggtaaggtaagtatgatgTCATCGAGATGTACTGGAACTCGCCTCCGCCTGGGACCGTCTTGACACCAGAGAAAAGCCGGTTGAATTGGAATATGCCTTTGCGAGTGAGAGATCTTCTTAGACTCTTCTGTGACTTCTACTTGTAGATAAGCATCGGATAAATCGATTCGAGTGAAGTACGTCTAGTCTTGCCCGCCAGCTTCGCAAATTGGTCCTGTGGACACGGTAACGGATGTTAATTCTGTTCCAAAGCTTCATTTAGTCCGGTAAAATTGACTGCGCAAATTCTCACTTTGCCGTTCGGTTTTCACACAGCACACACTTCACAATACAACCAACTATCAGATAGTTATTGctcttcccatatcttcaatatacaTAATACGAAGCCTCCAATAGGTACTACAATCTAACTCCAATCTAAGCTAAGGTGCTGCAAACCAATTTGGTGGTGATTTAATGTTGTCTTAAGAGCAAAATAGTCATTAGTCAAATCTGGTATCTGGCCAAAGTATACGTTTCATACAAATTGCGAAAATTTTGAATGGACAAGTCTTCGAGAGAGAATGTGGGAATTGAGattgccaaaaaaaaatgagtacGTAGTTTATAGATAGcgttattcattcattcattcatagaTCTTTAACTCTTCACCTACCTTAATTACAAGCATATCGATCACCCGAATGTCCGTCACGTTCTTGTGCTTGAGGAACTCCTCCCGGAGCTTCTCGCGGCATTGCTCTACTGATTTCGGGATATCGTAGTCCATCACTAAAAGTAAACAAAGTTCTTCATCAAACAAAAGATCCATCGGCCAAGTTCAAGCGAACATCTCTTCCTCTAGATCGAAGGATGCTATGACATAACACGCCACTGAGCTCATGGGAGGAATCTCGCTGCCCAAATACTCACCGATGTAGGGAATCTGGCGGTACCAGGCCTTGTACAGGTTGAGCACACGCTTCCGGGCTTCTTCCCGGTCCACCGACAGGATCGGGCGCACGTTCTGCACGGCCCGGCGAACGGCTTCACGGCTGGCCATATTTTCTTCGGTTTCGGAAACTTTTCCTCGCGAGCGAACGAACAAGACGACGGCGACGAGTTCAACCAGTAACCAACAGCAGATGATGTTTTGACAGTTGCACGCAAGATGACGATGTGTGGGTGTGTTGGCAAACCGCGATTGAGTGACTGCAGTGAGGGGTGTTCAGTATTTCGATATTATGGCGGCGGGGTAACTCACGAAAATGTCAAAAGTATCGATCGGTGCTGATCATAACAATCGAGACTATCAAGACCACTTAGTGGTAAACATTGTTGGAAATCGTAAAATTTAATAGTTTATGGTTATTAATTTATTATATTGTTCGTTCAGTTAAGCAGTGAAGATAAATCAACTTATTCACAAGGTGAGCAACAAAAGTTACGTCCAGACTGTAAGTAATATTCCATTGCAATATTTCGACCGAAATTCCGTTCAACCGCAGAAATAATATATCGACCAACATAACACAGTGTGTCAGAATGGTAAAATAAAGGTCAAAAATAAAAAGAACCATATTCCTTAATGTTGCGTTCGATTCTGTAAATGTTCACTTTCATATGTATCTACTGCCTGTTTCTCGCCCAGATATGCCACGGATTTGCTTCGTACCAGGGTGTC includes:
- the LOC109400116 gene encoding NADH dehydrogenase [ubiquinone] 1 alpha subcomplex subunit 6 encodes the protein MASREAVRRAVQNVRPILSVDREEARKRVLNLYKAWYRQIPYIVMDYDIPKSVEQCREKLREEFLKHKNVTDIRVIDMLVIKGQMELKESVSIWKQKGHIMRYWKESVEPKPTDFLSKFLSGHN